In a single window of the Alphaproteobacteria bacterium genome:
- a CDS encoding NYN domain-containing protein, whose product MVKDYPDERTALFIDGANLYSAARSLNFDIDYKKLLTYFRKNTYLKRAFYYTALMEDQEYSPIRPLIDWLDYNGFTMITKPTKEFTDAMGRRKIKGNMDIELAVDAMEMAHHCDHIVLFSGDGDFRRLVEALQRRGVRVTVVSTIKTQPPMVADELRRQADHFVDLTALQPFVERSGGRPQRPSDPDDEDEFYDDEDAVTN is encoded by the coding sequence ATGGTAAAGGACTATCCCGACGAAAGAACGGCACTTTTTATAGACGGTGCGAATCTTTATTCGGCCGCTCGGAGCCTTAATTTCGACATTGATTACAAGAAACTTCTTACTTATTTTCGGAAAAATACCTATCTGAAACGGGCGTTCTATTATACCGCCCTAATGGAAGATCAGGAATACTCGCCGATCCGCCCGTTGATCGACTGGCTGGATTACAACGGCTTCACGATGATCACGAAGCCAACCAAGGAATTCACCGACGCCATGGGGCGTCGCAAGATCAAGGGCAATATGGACATCGAACTGGCGGTCGACGCCATGGAGATGGCCCATCATTGCGACCACATCGTGCTGTTCTCCGGCGACGGCGATTTCCGCCGGCTGGTCGAGGCCCTGCAACGCCGCGGCGTGCGCGTGACCGTGGTTTCGACCATCAAGACCCAGCCGCCGATGGTGGCCGACGAATTGCGGCGCCAGGCCGACCACTTCGTCGACCTGACCGCCCTCCAGCCCTTTGTCGAGCGTTCGGGCGGACGACCGCAACGGCCGAGCGACCCGGACGACGAGGACGAGTTCTACGACGACGAGGACGCCGTCACCAATTGA
- a CDS encoding DNA-directed RNA polymerase subunit omega — translation MARVTVEDCVELVPNRFELVVLAGQRAREISAGGELTIDRDRDKNPVVALREIAESTVALDDLREGVVQSHQRQVEPAFADDEQGQAMLGGPGMDDDDPPPAEELDLASLARELAQQAGDFQNRDD, via the coding sequence ATGGCGCGCGTGACCGTCGAAGATTGTGTGGAACTGGTTCCGAACCGGTTCGAACTGGTGGTGCTGGCCGGCCAGCGCGCCCGGGAAATCTCGGCCGGCGGCGAACTGACCATCGATCGCGACCGCGACAAGAACCCGGTGGTGGCGCTGCGCGAAATCGCCGAATCCACGGTGGCGCTCGACGATCTGCGCGAGGGCGTGGTGCAGAGCCACCAGCGCCAGGTCGAACCGGCATTCGCCGACGACGAGCAGGGGCAGGCCATGCTGGGCGGCCCCGGCATGGACGACGACGATCCGCCGCCCGCCGAGGAACTGGATCTGGCATCCCTGGCGCGGGAACTGGCCCAGCAGGCCGGCGACTTTCAGAACCGGGACGACTGA
- a CDS encoding bifunctional (p)ppGpp synthetase/guanosine-3',5'-bis(diphosphate) 3'-pyrophosphohydrolase: MLRHTDLLTSVREYDPDADVDSIEHAYRFAAEAHGSQRRASGEPYISHPLAVAGILAGKRLDPATIKTALLHDTVEDTQATLGELTDRFGGEVATLVDGVTKLSKLELQPDQSKQAENFRKLVVAMSRDIRVLVVKLADRLHNMRTLGYVRNPEKRARIANETMEIYAPLAERIGMQDWHDELTDLAFAELHSEARRSVLARLDYLRERGHSLVDRVIETLRHDLESEGIKAEVSGREKLPYSIWEKMKRKDVPFEQLTDIMAFRIIVDDVHDCYRALGVIHAKYRAVLGRFKDYISLPKLNGYRSIHTAVIGPENLRVEVQIRTREMHRVAEYGVAAHWNYKSADGAAMADGLVTTDGLQYSWIRGLLEILEQASGADEFLEHTRLEMYKDQVFCFTPGGTLIPLPQGATPVDFAYAVHSDIGDHCVGAKVNGKLVPLRTKLQNGDQVEISTSRGRSPSPEWLQFVVTGKARARVRRAARLRERDQYIALGKEILKSVFATNRADLNDRALAPALDHFGYSTADDFHAALGEGLLGEQAVGQVLFPNSGAADGNVVALAPARRQKARDKEQVNGLNGAIRGLIPGMAMHFARCCHPLPGDAIVGIVTTGKGVTIHTADCASLESFRFTPERWLNVDWDPDAIVGHVARLRLSSAHQPGQLAQITASIAANRGNITNLRFTNRAEDFFDILIDIEVTDVSHLGNIIAALRALPTIASVERARG, encoded by the coding sequence GTGCTGCGGCACACTGATCTGCTGACCTCTGTACGAGAATACGATCCCGACGCCGACGTCGATAGCATCGAACACGCCTATCGCTTCGCGGCGGAGGCGCATGGCAGCCAGCGCCGGGCCTCCGGCGAGCCCTATATCTCGCACCCGCTGGCGGTGGCCGGCATCCTGGCCGGCAAGCGGCTGGACCCCGCAACGATCAAGACCGCCCTGCTGCACGACACGGTCGAGGACACGCAGGCGACGCTGGGCGAGCTGACCGACCGGTTCGGCGGCGAGGTCGCGACCCTGGTCGACGGCGTCACCAAGCTTTCCAAGCTGGAATTGCAGCCGGACCAGTCGAAGCAGGCGGAGAATTTCCGCAAGCTGGTCGTCGCCATGTCGCGCGACATCCGCGTGCTGGTGGTCAAGCTGGCGGACCGGCTGCACAACATGCGCACGCTCGGCTATGTGCGCAATCCCGAGAAGCGCGCGCGCATCGCCAACGAGACGATGGAGATTTATGCGCCGCTGGCCGAGCGGATCGGCATGCAGGACTGGCACGACGAACTGACCGACCTGGCGTTCGCCGAACTGCACTCCGAGGCGCGGCGCTCGGTGCTGGCCCGGCTGGACTATCTGCGCGAGCGCGGCCACAGCCTGGTGGACCGGGTGATCGAGACGCTGCGCCACGACCTGGAGAGCGAAGGCATCAAGGCCGAGGTCTCCGGTCGCGAGAAGCTGCCTTATTCGATCTGGGAGAAGATGAAGCGCAAGGATGTGCCGTTCGAGCAACTGACGGACATCATGGCCTTCCGCATCATCGTCGACGACGTGCACGATTGTTATCGCGCGCTGGGCGTGATCCATGCCAAGTACCGGGCGGTGCTGGGGCGCTTCAAGGATTATATCAGCCTGCCGAAGCTGAACGGCTACCGCTCGATCCACACGGCGGTGATCGGGCCGGAGAATTTGCGGGTCGAGGTGCAGATCCGCACCCGCGAGATGCACCGGGTGGCCGAATACGGCGTCGCCGCGCACTGGAATTACAAGAGCGCCGACGGCGCGGCCATGGCCGACGGCTTGGTGACCACCGACGGCTTGCAGTACAGCTGGATCCGCGGGCTGCTGGAAATCCTGGAACAAGCGTCCGGCGCCGACGAGTTCCTGGAGCACACGCGCCTCGAAATGTACAAGGACCAGGTGTTCTGCTTCACGCCGGGCGGAACGCTGATCCCGCTGCCGCAAGGGGCGACGCCGGTGGATTTCGCCTATGCGGTGCATTCCGACATCGGCGACCATTGCGTCGGCGCCAAGGTGAACGGCAAGCTGGTGCCGCTGCGCACCAAGCTGCAGAACGGCGACCAGGTGGAAATCTCGACCTCGCGCGGTCGCAGCCCGTCGCCGGAATGGCTGCAATTCGTCGTCACCGGCAAGGCGCGGGCGCGGGTGCGGCGGGCGGCGCGCCTGCGCGAGCGTGACCAGTATATCGCGCTCGGCAAGGAAATCCTGAAATCGGTGTTCGCCACCAACCGCGCCGATCTGAACGACCGCGCGCTGGCGCCGGCGCTGGACCATTTCGGCTATAGCACGGCGGACGACTTCCATGCCGCGCTCGGCGAAGGCCTGCTCGGCGAGCAGGCGGTGGGACAGGTGCTGTTCCCGAACAGCGGCGCGGCCGACGGCAATGTGGTGGCGCTGGCTCCGGCCCGGCGGCAGAAGGCGCGGGACAAGGAGCAGGTCAACGGGCTGAACGGCGCCATTCGCGGCCTGATCCCCGGCATGGCCATGCATTTCGCCCGCTGCTGCCATCCGCTGCCGGGCGACGCCATTGTCGGCATCGTCACCACGGGCAAGGGGGTGACGATCCACACCGCCGACTGCGCCTCGCTGGAGAGTTTCCGCTTCACGCCGGAGCGCTGGCTCAATGTCGACTGGGACCCGGACGCGATCGTCGGCCATGTGGCGCGGCTGCGGCTCTCGTCCGCGCACCAGCCGGGACAGCTGGCGCAGATCACCGCCAGCATTGCCGCCAACCGCGGCAACATCACCAATCTGCGCTTCACCAACCGGGCCGAGGACTTCTTCGACATCCTGATCGATATCGAGGTGACGGACGTCTCGCACCTGGGCAATATCATTGCGGCCTTGCGGGCGTTGCCGACCATCGCATCGGTCGAACGCGCCCGCGGCTGA
- a CDS encoding pyridoxine 5'-phosphate synthase: protein MALPPLRLGINVDHVATVRNARGGLHPCPVQAALLARAAGADGITAHLREDRRHIRDADIRRLKDEVGLPLNFEMAATAEMRDIALATLPHAACLVPEKREELTTEGGLDVRGHHNSIAPVVRALADAGIRVSLFVEADPEQLRAAVDVGAAVVELHSGAYCDAPAAERPALLKRLRDAAALTAKLGLECHVGHGLTYDTVGPVAAIPEAVELNIGHFLIGEAIFTGLEAAIRRMRAEMDAGRAGAEPRAGGR, encoded by the coding sequence ATGGCACTGCCCCCTCTCCGGCTTGGTATCAATGTCGACCACGTCGCGACCGTGCGCAATGCGCGCGGCGGCCTGCATCCCTGCCCGGTGCAGGCGGCTTTGCTGGCCCGCGCGGCCGGCGCCGACGGCATCACCGCGCATCTGCGCGAGGACCGGCGCCATATTCGCGACGCGGATATCCGTCGCCTCAAGGACGAGGTGGGTCTGCCGCTGAATTTCGAGATGGCGGCGACGGCGGAAATGCGAGATATCGCGCTCGCGACCCTGCCGCATGCGGCCTGCCTGGTGCCGGAAAAGCGCGAGGAACTGACGACCGAGGGCGGCCTGGACGTGCGCGGCCACCACAACAGCATCGCGCCGGTGGTGCGGGCGCTGGCGGATGCCGGCATCCGTGTCTCGCTGTTCGTCGAGGCCGACCCGGAGCAGCTGCGCGCCGCCGTCGACGTGGGTGCGGCGGTGGTGGAATTGCATTCGGGCGCCTATTGCGACGCGCCGGCAGCCGAGCGCCCGGCCCTGCTGAAGCGGCTGCGGGACGCGGCGGCGCTGACGGCGAAGCTGGGGCTGGAATGCCATGTGGGCCACGGCCTCACCTACGACACGGTCGGGCCGGTGGCGGCGATTCCGGAAGCGGTGGAATTGAATATTGGCCATTTCCTGATCGGCGAGGCGATCTTCACCGGCCTGGAGGCGGCGATCCGGCGGATGCGCGCGGAAATGGATGCAGGCCGAGCCGGGGCGGAGCCGCGGGCAGGGGGGCGATGA
- a CDS encoding holo-ACP synthase produces the protein MILGIGTDLVDIRRLEKSLDRFGERFICRIFTAVERQKSERRVQRAASYAKRFAAKEACAKALGTGIAKGVYWTDMGVETLEGGRPTMRLTNGAAARLAALTPPGMRAQIDLTITDDYPLAQAFVVISAVPASGTE, from the coding sequence ATGATTCTGGGAATCGGCACCGATCTGGTCGATATCCGTCGCCTGGAAAAGTCGCTGGACCGGTTCGGCGAGCGCTTCATCTGCCGCATTTTCACCGCGGTCGAACGGCAGAAGTCGGAGCGGCGGGTGCAGCGCGCCGCCAGCTATGCCAAACGCTTTGCAGCCAAGGAAGCCTGCGCCAAGGCGCTGGGCACCGGCATTGCCAAGGGCGTCTATTGGACCGACATGGGGGTAGAGACGCTGGAAGGGGGGCGGCCCACCATGCGCCTGACCAATGGTGCGGCTGCGCGGCTCGCCGCCTTGACGCCACCCGGCATGCGCGCGCAGATAGACCTCACCATCACCGACGACTACCCGCTGGCGCAGGCATTCGTGGTGATTTCGGCCGTCCCGGCGAGCGGGACGGAGTAA
- the lepB gene encoding signal peptidase I, with translation MTQVAKQSSGGLLSILRTVVIAGAIAFTFRSFAFEPFNIPSGSMLPTLLVGDFLFVSKYSYGYSKYSFPGSLDLFSGRIGGSLPERGDVAVFRWPRNTSIDYIKRVIGLPGDRIQMRAGRLYINGTLVEREHVGTFEDTDERGVVTRLHMYIETLPNGVRHHILERSDREQLDNTPEYVVPEGHFFAMGDNRDNSQDSRVMNSVGFVPLENLVGRAEVLFFSIDDSKGWLFGIPNGIRWSRLFNSISPG, from the coding sequence ATGACCCAAGTGGCAAAACAGTCGAGCGGCGGATTGTTGTCGATCTTGCGAACCGTGGTGATCGCGGGCGCCATCGCGTTCACCTTCCGCAGTTTTGCGTTCGAACCGTTCAACATTCCGTCGGGGTCGATGTTGCCGACCCTGCTGGTGGGCGATTTCCTGTTCGTCTCGAAATACTCTTACGGCTACAGCAAATATTCGTTTCCGGGCAGCCTGGACCTGTTTTCCGGCCGCATCGGCGGATCGCTGCCGGAGCGGGGCGACGTGGCGGTGTTCCGCTGGCCGCGCAACACGTCCATCGACTATATCAAGCGGGTGATCGGCCTGCCGGGCGACCGCATCCAGATGCGCGCCGGCCGGCTCTACATCAACGGCACCCTGGTCGAGCGCGAGCATGTCGGCACGTTCGAGGATACGGACGAGCGCGGTGTGGTCACGCGGCTGCACATGTATATCGAGACGCTACCGAACGGGGTGCGCCATCACATCCTGGAGCGCAGCGACCGCGAGCAGCTTGACAACACGCCGGAATACGTGGTGCCCGAAGGGCATTTCTTCGCCATGGGCGACAACCGCGACAATTCCCAGGACAGCCGCGTCATGAACAGCGTCGGCTTCGTGCCGCTGGAAAATCTGGTCGGACGGGCGGAAGTGCTGTTCTTCTCCATCGACGACAGCAAGGGCTGGTTGTTCGGCATTCCCAACGGCATTCGCTGGAGCCGGCTCTTCAACAGCATCTCTCCCGGGTGA
- the rnc gene encoding ribonuclease III, with the protein MPPALADLLGHAFRNPDLLQAALTHPSAGERDERRAYERLEFLGDRVLALAIAELLLERFPRDDEGALSRRLVSLVRAETLAEVADGLGLGRHLEMAPSARKDGARARISMLSDACEAVIGALYLDGGLEPARAFVRRHWASAVETGGKRPLQDAKTGLQEWLQGRGLALPTYTLVGQEGPAHAPEFTVEVRAENGRATTATGPSKRAAEQAAAEALLAQLEASE; encoded by the coding sequence ATGCCGCCCGCTTTGGCGGACCTGCTGGGCCATGCCTTCCGCAACCCGGACCTGTTGCAGGCGGCCCTGACCCATCCGAGCGCCGGCGAGCGGGACGAGCGCCGCGCCTATGAGCGGTTGGAATTCCTGGGCGATCGGGTGCTGGCGCTGGCGATTGCCGAACTGCTGCTGGAACGCTTCCCCAGGGACGACGAGGGCGCGCTGTCGCGCCGTCTCGTCAGTCTGGTGCGGGCGGAGACGCTGGCGGAGGTGGCCGATGGCCTGGGCCTGGGCCGGCATCTGGAAATGGCGCCGTCGGCCCGGAAGGACGGCGCCCGCGCCCGCATCTCCATGCTCTCCGACGCCTGCGAGGCGGTGATTGGCGCGCTGTATCTGGACGGCGGGCTGGAGCCGGCGCGGGCCTTCGTGCGCCGGCACTGGGCCAGCGCGGTCGAGACCGGCGGCAAGCGGCCCTTGCAGGACGCCAAGACCGGCCTGCAGGAATGGTTGCAGGGCCGGGGCCTGGCGCTGCCGACCTACACGCTGGTCGGCCAGGAAGGCCCGGCGCACGCGCCGGAATTCACCGTGGAGGTCCGGGCGGAAAACGGCCGCGCGACCACCGCCACCGGCCCCAGCAAGCGCGCGGCCGAGCAGGCGGCGGCCGAGGCGCTGCTGGCACAACTAGAGGCGTCGGAATGA
- the era gene encoding GTPase Era, with protein sequence MNESAEESRRCGLIALVGAPNVGKSTLINRLVGAKVAIVTPKAQTTRTRVLGIRVEGPVQAVFVDTPGIFKPKRRLDRAMVHTAWREAGDADETCFLIDAGKGLDAPTRAIAARLKESGREVVAVLNKIDKVRRPRLLDLVQELTALLPCRDVFMIAAINGDGVEDLFAKLAARLPEGPWLFPEDQLSDMPERLMAAEVTREKLMLALRNELPYDLTVETEDWQQFQNGALRISQVVHVARDSQKGIVLGRHGEQIKRIRESAQRELQAIYEVPVHLFLHVKVRPGWDEDRAHFRDLGLDWNV encoded by the coding sequence ATGAACGAGAGCGCAGAAGAATCGCGCCGCTGCGGCCTGATCGCCCTGGTAGGCGCGCCGAATGTCGGCAAGTCCACGCTGATCAACCGGCTGGTGGGCGCCAAGGTCGCCATCGTCACGCCCAAGGCGCAGACGACGCGCACCCGCGTGCTCGGCATCCGGGTCGAGGGGCCGGTGCAGGCGGTGTTCGTCGACACGCCCGGCATTTTCAAGCCGAAGCGGCGGCTCGACCGGGCCATGGTGCACACCGCCTGGCGCGAGGCCGGCGATGCGGACGAGACCTGTTTCCTGATCGACGCCGGCAAGGGGCTGGACGCGCCGACCCGCGCCATCGCCGCCCGGCTGAAGGAGAGCGGGCGCGAGGTGGTGGCCGTCCTCAACAAGATCGACAAGGTGCGCCGGCCGCGCCTGCTGGATCTGGTGCAGGAACTGACCGCGCTGCTGCCCTGCCGCGACGTGTTCATGATCGCCGCCATCAACGGCGACGGCGTCGAGGACCTGTTCGCCAAGCTCGCCGCGCGCCTGCCGGAAGGTCCCTGGCTGTTTCCGGAGGACCAGCTCTCCGACATGCCGGAGCGGCTGATGGCGGCGGAGGTGACGCGCGAGAAGCTGATGCTGGCGCTGCGCAACGAGCTGCCCTACGACCTGACCGTCGAGACCGAGGACTGGCAGCAGTTCCAGAACGGCGCGCTGCGCATTTCCCAGGTGGTGCATGTAGCCCGCGACAGCCAGAAGGGCATCGTGCTGGGCCGGCACGGCGAGCAGATCAAGCGCATCCGCGAGTCGGCGCAGCGGGAATTGCAGGCGATCTACGAGGTGCCGGTGCATCTGTTCCTGCACGTCAAGGTCCGCCCCGGCTGGGACGAGGACCGGGCGCATTTCCGCGACCTGGGGCTCGACTGGAACGTATGA
- the recO gene encoding DNA repair protein RecO: MEWQDDGVLLLAEPHGEGHAVAQILTEAHGRHAGLVHGGASSRRAHELQPGAAVRVAWRARLDGHLGTYAYELVTPHAAFWLEDRRRLAGIASACAVATVLPEREPLPGVYHGLVAFLGALENEAWPAAYVLWELGLLRALGYGLALERCVKTGATEGLAYVSPRTGAAVTADGAGDLAPRLLPLPGFLAGGDGFEDADIAAGLRLTGHFLKRDAFGAVHKDLPPARYRLADCFAPESPVSEDSNPEESA; this comes from the coding sequence ATCGAGTGGCAGGACGACGGCGTGCTGCTGCTGGCCGAGCCGCATGGCGAGGGCCACGCGGTCGCCCAGATCCTGACCGAAGCCCATGGCCGCCATGCGGGACTGGTGCATGGCGGCGCCTCGTCGCGCCGGGCGCACGAATTGCAGCCGGGCGCGGCAGTGCGCGTCGCCTGGCGGGCGCGGCTGGACGGGCATCTCGGCACCTATGCCTATGAGTTGGTGACGCCGCACGCGGCCTTCTGGCTGGAGGACCGGCGCCGGCTGGCGGGGATCGCGTCCGCCTGCGCCGTGGCGACCGTGCTGCCGGAGCGCGAGCCTCTGCCCGGCGTCTATCACGGCCTGGTCGCCTTTCTGGGCGCCTTGGAGAACGAGGCCTGGCCCGCCGCCTATGTGCTGTGGGAGCTAGGGCTGTTGCGGGCGCTCGGCTATGGCCTGGCGCTGGAGCGGTGCGTCAAGACCGGCGCGACCGAGGGGTTGGCCTATGTCTCGCCCCGCACCGGCGCGGCGGTGACGGCCGATGGCGCCGGCGATCTGGCGCCGCGGCTGCTGCCATTGCCGGGCTTCCTGGCCGGCGGCGACGGCTTCGAGGACGCGGACATCGCGGCGGGCCTGCGCCTCACCGGCCATTTCCTGAAGCGGGACGCGTTCGGCGCGGTGCACAAGGACCTGCCGCCGGCCCGCTACCGGTTGGCGGATTGTTTTGCGCCAGAATCCCCCGTATCGGAAGACTCCAACCCGGAGGAGTCCGCGTGA